The Thermomonospora curvata DSM 43183 DNA segment CACAGCGGCGCGAATTCGAACAGCTCCAGTCCCGGAGCCTGGAACTCCTCTCCGCCGCCGGATGCGGCGAGGATATGCGACGCGCTCACGCGGCAGTCCCTTCGTCGTAGCTAGTGCGGTGCTCAGGTGCGTGCCCGGAGGGCTCGATGAGCGCCGAGCATCGGCCGGCCCGCCGCCGGGACGCCGCCGGTGCGGTCAGCGCCCGTAGCGGAGGTAGACCATGTAGAGCGCAAGACCGAGACCGACCAGGATCCCGATCGGGAGCAAGGCCGAGGTGCCCAGCCAGCGATCCAGCAGCCAGCCGATCCCCCCGTAGACCGCCATCCCGGACAGCAGATAGCTCGGGATCGACCATGCGGCGTTGGCGAAACGCTGCTGGTCGGCGCTGCGCTCCGGCTCGCCGGGCTGCTGGTCGGGCCGGTGCCCCTCCCCGCTCATCGCAGCACGGACCATAGCAGCCCACTCCCCTCATGGTCATATCGGAGTAGTCACTGAGGCCGAGCCCTGTCGCGGGGATCACCCCAGGCCGGTTCACCACGCCCATCATGGACCCCGCTCGCCGGCCGAACCGGACAGGGCGCCGGTGGCGGAGTCGCTCCGCCCCGCGGCCCCGGCGGGGTCGGCGGGATCGTCCACATAGAGGGTCTTGGCGCGGGCCGTGACACGGATCTCGGCGCCCACCCACACGACCGTCAACGCGATGATCGTGTAGGCGAAGACCGCCGGATCCCAGGCCGTGACGTCCCGGAACACCGCGATCAGCGCGAACATCACAAAGATCTTGGTGATGTAGCTGAGCACCGCGGCGGCGAACATCAGTTGCGGCGAGACCTTGGACGCGTAACTGACCGCGACCACGCTGACGCTGAAGAAGGCGATGGCCACCAGCGTGCCGAGTGCGGCGCCCAGCGCCCCCTGCGCCCCGGCGACCAGCAGGCCCACCGCGATGGCGAGCGCGCCGGCCAGGCCGGTGGGGATCGCGGCGCCCCGCAGGATCAGGGCGTCGGAAGAATGCATGCGGACTCCGCCTGGTCACGGTCTGTGTTCGGCGTCTTGCTCGTGAAAGGTATCACAAGCGTCGTGATCGCCCACAATGACCCATCACGTTATGGCACAGCGTCACCAGGAGCCACAAAGTTCACCGAATCGTCGTGATCGGTTCAAAGCCGCCCCGCCGGCCGTTCACGGCGGGGCCGACCGCACCGCACGCCCCGTCCCGCAGAGTCCCGGCGGCGCACAGGGGCCGATCGGCGGCGGCTCCCCCAGCGGTCTCGGCGGACGCCCGCGTGATGTTCCACTCATCGAGCGCGAAGCCGGGCGCACCGGTCAGACGTGCTCGCGGGGGCGCTGGGGGGCGGCGGCGTCGGGCGCCGTGGCCTTGGGACGGCGGCGCCGCCAGGGCTCGGCGATCAGACCCACCACTCCGGCGATGGCCACCAGGCCGGTCACCGAAAGCACCAGCGGAATGGAGCGAATGAACGACAGCCCCACCACGCAGGAGGCCAGCAGGCCGACCCAGAAATACATCACCAAAACGGCCCGGCGGTGCGAATGCCCCAGCTCCAGAAGACGGTGGTGCAAATGCAACTTGTCGGGCGCAAAGGGCGATTTACCCTGATTCGTCCGGCGCCATACCGCCAGCAGCATGTCGATGTAGGGAACCGCCACCACCAACGGCACCAGAACCAGCGGAAGGAAGAAGGGAATCTGCGTCACCGGGCCGATGACGGCGCTGTCGAACTGCCCGGTCAGCAAGATCATGACGGCGCTGAGCAGCAGCCCGATGAGCATGGAGCCGGTGTCGCCCATGAAGATGCGGGCGGGGTTGAAGTTGTGCGGCAGGAATCCGGCGCAGATCCCGATCAGCACCGCAGCGGCCAGCGTGGCCGGCTGAATCCGGGACAGATGCTCGATGAAGGCCAGCAGCGAGGCGTAAGAGAACAACGCCATCGCGGCGATGCCGACGACTCCGGCGGCCAGCCCGTCCAGCCCGTCGACGAAGTTCACCGCGTTGATGGTGGCGACCACCAGAAAAATGGTCAGCGGCACCCCGTATTCGGGCGGCAGCACCAGCGGCTGGCCGTTGGGCAGCGGGACCACGAACAGCTGGATGCCGTTCAGGATGAACAGCCCGGCGGCGGCCACCTGCCCGGCGAACTTGGTCAGCGCGTCGATCTCCCAGCGGTCGTCGGCGATGCCCAGCAGCACGATCAGCCCGCCGGCCAGCAGCAGCCCGCGATCGACGTCGCTTTCCTCCATGACCTTGCGCATCACCGGCAGCCCGCTGGCCACCACCAGCGCGCCGATCATGCCGAAGAACATCGCCAGCCCGCCCATCCGGGGGGTGGGGATGGCGTGCACGTCCCGGTCGCGGACGGCGGTCATCGCCCCGAACCGCACCGACAGCGCCCGCACCAAGGGGGTGGTCAGGTAGGTGATCACCGCGGCGACCAGGACGATGAGCAGGTACTCGCGCATGGGCGGCACCCCCTTCCCGTCCTCGTGTACGCCGCCGCCCCCTTCCGCCGCGGGGCGCCGGTCGTGCCGCCTGCGGGCACACGTCTTCTCACTGTGCAGACGCCGGCCGCGGCCGGCCGGTTCGCCGGACGCGGGGCAGTGTGGCCAACACTATGCCCGATGATCCCCTGATGCCTCATGTTCTGAACGGCTGTTGCGGACGACGCATCCGGGACGGCCCGATCTCCGCCCGTGGGCGCCGATCGCCGCTCCCAGGGCCAGCAGCCCCATCCCGGCCAGGGCCGGATCGCCCACCGAGGCCGCCCACAGGCCGTGCGCCACCACGTCGTCGGCCAGGTCCCACACCACCGCCGCGGCCCCCGTGGCCAGCAGCAGCGCTCCCGTCCGCCGGCCGGGCGCCCCGCCGGCGGCGAGCCTTCGCGCGATGGCCGCCGCGGGCCGTTCAGAACGCGCCAGGCGCGCCGCCAGGGCCAGGGCGAGGCCCACCGCCAGGCACAGGGCCGACAGCACATACCCGAGCCGGGAGAAGGCGAAATGGGGGCGCGCATACCGGGGGGCGGGGACCTCGACCGCGCCCTCCGGCAAGTGCACATCGATCAGCACGCTCTCGCGGGGGCGCAGGTCCCGCTGGGTGAACTCCACCGCGCGCGGCGCGGCGCGGCCCCGGCCGCACTCGGTGAGCCCCGGGCCGGCGCGCCGGTGCGCCCCCGCCCGGCAGCGCACGCCCAGCGGCCGGGCCGGCGTGTGGACCCGCACCGAGACCTCGCCGATCGGCACGCCCCAGCCGGTCCCGACGGCGTCCCAGCGCAGCTCCGCCCGGCCGGGCGCGGGCGTCAGCGCGCCCACCACGTCGTATTCGACCACGTAGGCCTGGCGTCCGCTGACCTTGCGGCGCCCGCCGCCCACCGCGATGCGCAGGTCGTGCAGCACCCGGGTGGCGCGAGCGCGGGCCGGCGCCCCGGTGGAGCTGCTGGCGCGCACGTTGCGGATGTCATACAGCCGGTCGCCGACGCGGTAGGGGACGCGGCGGACGATGCCGTGCTCGCGGCGGTCGTGGAAGTCGTAGGTGATCGTCTCCCGGACGTGCAGCACGCCATCGTTCCGCACGGTCAGCACGACGTCGTAGGTCGGGATGCTCTCCCCCGGCCCGGCGGGCGGGGCGGGCGGGCCGAGGGAGGCGAAGGCGGCCGGGACCGTGAGCGTGACCGCCATCGCCCAGACCACATGAGGCATACCGGGTATTGTCCCGCCGGACGGCCTCGGCGCGGGCCGAAAGCTCCCGCAAGGCGCCCGCCGCGCCGCCGCCCCCGGCCGTCCGCCAGGGCGGCGTCAAGACCTGCAGAAATGCCGCGGAGCGCACCCGAAAGGCGTTACCGCTATCACATTCTGTCCCGCCCCTCAATGCACTATTGCACATTCCGGACGCACTTCCGGCATATGCTGCGGCGCCATCTCGCCCGACTGCGCCGATTTGTGACCGAAACCGGCCTTTCCTGGGATTTACGGATGCATCGGTCCGCCCTGAATGTTAGCTTTACCGACCGAATCCAATCCCGTAGCGAGAGGAAGGACACATGCGACGCATTGTCGCGGTGGCCGCGACCTCTGGAGCGCTCGTGGCCGGCATCGGCGCGTTCGCTACCCCCGCTCAGGCGTCGCCCGCCGACACCACCGTGGCCGTGTCCGGGGCCTCTTCGGAGGCGGCCTCCATCGAGACCGCGGCCAAGAAGAAGAAGAAAAAGAAGTGGAAGCCGATCAACGCCT contains these protein-coding regions:
- a CDS encoding DUF2207 domain-containing protein, giving the protein MPHVVWAMAVTLTVPAAFASLGPPAPPAGPGESIPTYDVVLTVRNDGVLHVRETITYDFHDRREHGIVRRVPYRVGDRLYDIRNVRASSSTGAPARARATRVLHDLRIAVGGGRRKVSGRQAYVVEYDVVGALTPAPGRAELRWDAVGTGWGVPIGEVSVRVHTPARPLGVRCRAGAHRRAGPGLTECGRGRAAPRAVEFTQRDLRPRESVLIDVHLPEGAVEVPAPRYARPHFAFSRLGYVLSALCLAVGLALALAARLARSERPAAAIARRLAAGGAPGRRTGALLLATGAAAVVWDLADDVVAHGLWAASVGDPALAGMGLLALGAAIGAHGRRSGRPGCVVRNSRSEHEASGDHRA
- a CDS encoding AtpZ/AtpI family protein, giving the protein MSGEGHRPDQQPGEPERSADQQRFANAAWSIPSYLLSGMAVYGGIGWLLDRWLGTSALLPIGILVGLGLALYMVYLRYGR
- a CDS encoding MraY family glycosyltransferase, with translation MREYLLIVLVAAVITYLTTPLVRALSVRFGAMTAVRDRDVHAIPTPRMGGLAMFFGMIGALVVASGLPVMRKVMEESDVDRGLLLAGGLIVLLGIADDRWEIDALTKFAGQVAAAGLFILNGIQLFVVPLPNGQPLVLPPEYGVPLTIFLVVATINAVNFVDGLDGLAAGVVGIAAMALFSYASLLAFIEHLSRIQPATLAAAVLIGICAGFLPHNFNPARIFMGDTGSMLIGLLLSAVMILLTGQFDSAVIGPVTQIPFFLPLVLVPLVVAVPYIDMLLAVWRRTNQGKSPFAPDKLHLHHRLLELGHSHRRAVLVMYFWVGLLASCVVGLSFIRSIPLVLSVTGLVAIAGVVGLIAEPWRRRRPKATAPDAAAPQRPREHV